Genomic segment of bacterium BMS3Abin11:
GGGGCGATCCGTGACGGTGCACCTGTAACAAAATCTGTCCTGGCACTTTCAAAAAAAGCCCCCATGGTTGCGAGCTACCTCAAAATGAGAGCTAAAGGCAAGCCACGGTCGAAAGCCTCCGAGCACGCTGGTCTCTCCCTGGCTGTCTCAACATTGATCGGTATGGAATGGAATGCGCTGACGTATGCTGGCCATACCGTATGGAACGTCCATAACGAACACAAAAAAGGCGAAGGATATAAAGGAAACAACAAACGCCGCCCGCGCGAGGAATGGGTTATCAAGGAAAACACCCATGAGGCACTAATCTCTATAGATGAAGCAGAACAACTCCTCAAACGGCTTGAAAACAGCCATATTGGGAAGAAGGTCTCTGAGGCTAAAACAGGTGCTTCCAGCTATTTATTGACAGGACTATTGAGAACACCAAATGGAGATCTATGGACTGGAAGTGGTAATCAACACTATCGCACCAGACCGGGGCATGGAATAAAAGGACGTTGGTTGAATAAAGAGAAAGTTGATACGGCAATTACAGAACAACTGCTGGGCGACATCGTATCCCCCGAATTCGTCAGCAAAGTTACTCAGGCCACCAAAGAGGTGGCAAACTCATTGCTTGAAGATCCTGCAGAAGAGCTTCGCCTCGAAGTTGCTAACATCAATAAACAAATATCCAAGGCCATGGACCTGGCAATAAAATTAGACAATCCTGACCCTGCGTTGAAGAAAATAAATGATTTAGAAATACAACGGAAACCCCTGAAGGAGCACATAGCCCGTTTGGAACTTGAGCATTCAATGCAATCAGCTCTCGCCAACATCACTGAGACACAAGTATCGGGCATCCTGAAAAACTTCACAGAAAATTTCAAATCGATACCGAAAGAACGCTGGAAAGAATCTATAAGACCTCTGGTCGAGCACATTGTGCTCGACCCAGAGACTTTAGATTGCTGCATCCACTACAGGTTTGCAGTAGATAACAGGCTATGTATGGCGTCCCCAAGGGGGTTCGAACCCCTGTTACCGCCGTGAAAGGGCAGTGTCCTAGGCCACTAGACGATGGGGACATAGGAACTTTTCTATATTCTGGTGGAGCCAGGGAGGATCGAACTCCCGACCTCAACACTGCCAGTGTTGCGCTCTCCCAGCTGAGCTATGGCCCCAAAATTGAGCGCGCATCTTAGTGAAATAAGGTGATTTTGTCCAGTATTTTTGCTACTTATTAGGCGTGTTTGAGGCAGCCTGCTGCTCAATTCTAGCCCAGGAGTCGCGCAAAGTGACTATGCGGTTAAATACCAGCCCGTCATTATCCGATGCTGCGCTTTCCACATTAAAATAACCTTCACGTTCGAACTGAAATCGGTCTCCCTTTTTTGCATCCTTTAAAGATGGTTCTACCCTTGCACCATTTATGATTTCCAGTGAATCCGGGTTGACATAATCCAGGAAGTTTTCGTTTTTACTGCCATCAGGTGCCGGAATCGTGAACAAGCGATCATAAAGACGTACTTCTGCTTTTAGTGCATGACTGGCAGATACCCAATGAATTACACCGCGGACTTTTCTGCCAACCGGGTTAGTTCCCAGTGTGTCTTTGTCGTAGCTGCATCGCAGCTCAATGATTTCGCCCTCATCATCCTTGATCACAGACTCGCATTTAATTACATAGGCATTGCGTAGTCGTACTTCACCTCCTGTCACCAGACGTTTGTATTTCCTGTTTGCTGATTCCCGAAAATCTGCCCGGTCAATATAGATCTCACGTGATAATGGCATCTGTCGACTACCCATTTCTTCATCTTTAGGATGGTTGGCCGCTGTAAGATCCTCGTTCTGATCAACGGCATAATTTTCTATGATGACTTTTAACGGGTTTAATACTGCCAGCCGTCGCGGTGCATTGGCTTCGAGATCCTCTCGTATACAGGATTCCAGCACACCCATTTCGATAGAGTTTTCTGATTTGGTTACCCCGATTCGATCAATAAATTCACGTATCGATGACGGCGTAAAACCCCGGCGCCTTAATCCGGCAATTGTTGGCATACGCGGGTCATCCCAGCCATCGACGATTTCCTCATCGATTAACTGGGTTAGCTTGCGTTTACTGACCACTGTATATTGCAGATTGAGTCGGGAAAACTCGATTTGCTGTGGGTGGCAGTCTATTGAGATGTTATCCAGCACCCAGTCATATAGCGGACGGTGATCTTCAAACTCGAGTGTGCACAATGAATGTGTAATACCTTCAAGTGCATCCGAAATGGGATGAGTGAAATCATACATCGGGTAGATGCACCATTCTTCACCGGTCTGGTGATGGATCACACCATGGCGTATGCGGTACAGCGTGGGATCACGCATATTCATATTCGGCGAAGTCATATCAATTTTGGCTCTTAACACTCGAACGCCATCTTCAAATTCACCGGCCTTCATTGCTGCCAATAGAGACAGATTTTCTTCACTACTGCGATTACGAAAAGGGCTATCTTTGCCTGCTTCTTTTAATGTGCCCCGATATTCTCGGGTTTCTTCAGCCGAAAGATCACAAACATAAGCAAGATTTTTATTGATTAGTTCAACAGCAAAACCATAAAGATGTTCAAAATAGTCCGAAGAAAAGAATAAACGATCACCCCAGTCGAAGCCTAACCACCTGACATCATCCTGGATGGACTGAACAAATTCGATATTCTCTTTGTGTGGGTTGGTGTCATCAAAACGTAGATTGCACAGTCCCTTGTAGTCACGTGCAATACCAAAATTCAGACAAATTGATTTGGCATGCCCAATATGCAGATAACCATTGGGTTCGGGTGGAAAGCGGGTATGAACCTTGCTGCCAAACTTACCCGTCTGCTGATCATCATCTATGATATGGCGGATGAAGTTTGTTGTGACCGTTTTTTCCTGTTCGTCCATTTTATTACTGCCCTATAGCTGTGCTTCACGTTTGGCAATATATTCAAGCGCTTTGTCGATGCGCCGTAAAGTAGCCTCTTTTCCGACCAGCTTGAGTGTGACATCTATTCCCGGCGATGCCGCGCGGCCTACAATGGCAACCCGCAACGGCTGGGCAACTTTACCCATTTTCAGGTCCAGTGATGCTGAAACCCTTTCTACACATTCATGCAAACTGCTTTCATCCCATGACGGTAACTCTTGCAGAGCCTGTCTGATTTTTTCCAGCGGTTCTCTGGCAACAGGACGCAGGTTTTTTTTGGCTGCCTTTTCATCAAACTCTTCAAAATCCCGATAAACAAATTCACTGATTTCCGCCATCTCTACCAGGGTATTTGCACGCTCCTGTTGCGCTTTAATCACATCGACAATATCCGGCCCTTCAGCGGGATCAATTCCTAACCTTCCCAGATGTGGGCTCAGTAAATGCGCCAGATGCAAGGGGTTAGCCACCTTAATATACTGCTGATTCAGCCACAGCAATTTTTCTGTATTAAAGCTGGATGCGGATTTGTTTACATCGTTGATATCAAATAGCTGAATTAGCTCTTCCTGAGAGAAGACTTCCTGATCGCCATGCGACCAGCCCAGTCTGACAAGATAGTTCAACAGTGCTTCAGGAAGGATCCCCTGCTCCATGTATTGCATGACACTGACCGCCCCATGTCGCTTGGACAAGCGTGCACCATCATCACCAAGGATCATGGGTAAATGTGCGTAGCGGGGTATCTCTTTGTTCAGGGCTTCAAGAATATTGATCTGCCTGGGTGTATTGTTCAGGTGATCATCGCCACGGATGACATCGGTGATATTCATATCGCTGTCATCCACAACAACAGTAAGATTGTAAGTTGGCGATCCATCGGTGCGGCGTATGATCAGGTCATCAAGTTCGGCATTGCTGAACGTCACCCTGCCCCTTACCATATCATCGACAACAACCGTGCCGTCATCCGGATTCAGGAAACGAATTACATGTGGTGTATCGGGATCTATATCAAGATCTCGGCAATGTCCGTCGTAACGGGGCTTTTCTTTCCTTGCCATCGCAGATTCACGCAAGCTGTCGAGACGTTCTCGTGAGCAATCACAACGATAGGCAAACCCTTTCTCCATTAGCTCATCAATCACTTCGTTGTAGCGATCGAAGCGCTTTGTCTGGTAAAGCGGCCCTTCATCATATTCCAGACCTAGCCAGGTCATGCCTTCCAGGATGGCATTCACAGACTCAGGTGTGGAACGCTCCGGGTCGGTGTCTTCAATGCGTAAGATAAATACCCCGCCATGTTTTCGTGCATGCAGCCATGAAAACAGAGCAGTTCGTGCACCGCCAACATGGAGATAACCGGTGGGACTGGGAGCAAATCGTGTTCTTGTGGTCATTTTTTGAATAAATAGCTGGGTGTGTGTGGCATATTCTACCAGTGCCAGATAAAAAACTCAGTGTTATTGGTTGATCTAGACAGGGTGAGGGAACCCCTGGCAACTTATCTCTGATGGAGGCCAATAATAAGAAATGTTATTATGTGTCTATATTCAATTAAGTAGAAAAAAACGTCGCAACGAACAAAAAACAGGAGTTCCGATACCTCGGTTCTACAGCATAGGGGCTGCTTCACCGCAGGCCTCTGAAAGTGACAAACTTTGAGATCCCTTTTAGACCTCCAGAATAACAGGCATGTCAGTCTTCAAAAACCCTTACCTGTAGATCGCCCGTGTTGACCACTGGTTTAAAAATATCTTTATGCTACCGGGGATTGTCATTGCCCTGTACCTGGATCATGGAACCTGGTCGGTAGCACTTTTACCCAGGTTAATACTGGCTTTCTTACTGGTGGGACTGGTGGCATCAAGCTACTATGTGTTAAACGAGGTCCTTGATGCCGAGACTGACAAAAAACACCCAGTAAAATGCAAACGACCCGTTCCTTCTGGGCGGGTAAACATAAAGATCGCCTATCTTGAATGGTTACTGCTTGGTGCAGCAGGCGTTTTCGGTTCCTTAACCCTGGGCCCAGCATTTTTTACTTCCGCGGCAATACTCTGGCTAATGGGCTGTATATACAATATAAAACCTGTCAGAACCAAGGACAGACCTTATCTCGATGTGCTATCCGAGTCGCTAAATAACCCTTTGCGCCTTCTACTTGGATGGTATGCCACAGGAACAACACTGCTAACTCCTATATCATTAGTCTTTGCCTACTGGATGATCGGTGCCTTTTTTATGGCGGTAAAGCGTTTTGCAGAATACCGGCATATTAATGATCCTGTTCGTGCCGGAGAGTATCGATTATCTTTCAGGCACTACAATGAAGAGCGGTTGCTGATCAGTATCGTCTATTATGTAGCCGCTTTTGGATTGTTCTTCGGTATCTTCCTGATTCGCTATCGTACAGAACTGATTCTTTCAATCCCTTTGATCGCAGCAGTCATCGCCTGGTATATTCATATAGGGTTTCATCATGACAGTCCTGTACAGTACCCCGAGAAACTCTACAAAAACAAAGGTCTGATGACTCTACTTTTGATTACAACAATAATTATGATCGCCCTGATGTTTATCGATTTACCCTGGCTAAATGAATTATTCAGTAAAACACCCGCTATATGAATCAGCAGTACCAGCATGACCCAACTATCGTCGTATTCGATCTAGATGGAACGATTACTCGCTATGATACATACGTTCGCTTTCTGCTATTTGTTATTTATCGAAACCCCTTAAAGCTATTTCGCTTACCATTGCTTGCCATTGACATCCTTCGTCACAAGCTCGGCAGACAGACCAATACCTGGTTAAAAAAACGATTTTTGAATGCCATCCTGGCAGGTAAGGACAGAGATACTATCAATTCTTTGGCCACATCTTTTTCCCAACGTGTAGTCATTAATGGTGTTTACAGTGATGCAATAGA
This window contains:
- the glnS gene encoding glutamine--tRNA ligase; this translates as MDEQEKTVTTNFIRHIIDDDQQTGKFGSKVHTRFPPEPNGYLHIGHAKSICLNFGIARDYKGLCNLRFDDTNPHKENIEFVQSIQDDVRWLGFDWGDRLFFSSDYFEHLYGFAVELINKNLAYVCDLSAEETREYRGTLKEAGKDSPFRNRSSEENLSLLAAMKAGEFEDGVRVLRAKIDMTSPNMNMRDPTLYRIRHGVIHHQTGEEWCIYPMYDFTHPISDALEGITHSLCTLEFEDHRPLYDWVLDNISIDCHPQQIEFSRLNLQYTVVSKRKLTQLIDEEIVDGWDDPRMPTIAGLRRRGFTPSSIREFIDRIGVTKSENSIEMGVLESCIREDLEANAPRRLAVLNPLKVIIENYAVDQNEDLTAANHPKDEEMGSRQMPLSREIYIDRADFRESANRKYKRLVTGGEVRLRNAYVIKCESVIKDDEGEIIELRCSYDKDTLGTNPVGRKVRGVIHWVSASHALKAEVRLYDRLFTIPAPDGSKNENFLDYVNPDSLEIINGARVEPSLKDAKKGDRFQFEREGYFNVESAASDNDGLVFNRIVTLRDSWARIEQQAASNTPNK
- the gltX gene encoding glutamate--tRNA ligase — its product is MTTRTRFAPSPTGYLHVGGARTALFSWLHARKHGGVFILRIEDTDPERSTPESVNAILEGMTWLGLEYDEGPLYQTKRFDRYNEVIDELMEKGFAYRCDCSRERLDSLRESAMARKEKPRYDGHCRDLDIDPDTPHVIRFLNPDDGTVVVDDMVRGRVTFSNAELDDLIIRRTDGSPTYNLTVVVDDSDMNITDVIRGDDHLNNTPRQINILEALNKEIPRYAHLPMILGDDGARLSKRHGAVSVMQYMEQGILPEALLNYLVRLGWSHGDQEVFSQEELIQLFDINDVNKSASSFNTEKLLWLNQQYIKVANPLHLAHLLSPHLGRLGIDPAEGPDIVDVIKAQQERANTLVEMAEISEFVYRDFEEFDEKAAKKNLRPVAREPLEKIRQALQELPSWDESSLHECVERVSASLDLKMGKVAQPLRVAIVGRAASPGIDVTLKLVGKEATLRRIDKALEYIAKREAQL
- a CDS encoding decaprenyl-phosphate phosphoribosyltransferase, which produces MLPGIVIALYLDHGTWSVALLPRLILAFLLVGLVASSYYVLNEVLDAETDKKHPVKCKRPVPSGRVNIKIAYLEWLLLGAAGVFGSLTLGPAFFTSAAILWLMGCIYNIKPVRTKDRPYLDVLSESLNNPLRLLLGWYATGTTLLTPISLVFAYWMIGAFFMAVKRFAEYRHINDPVRAGEYRLSFRHYNEERLLISIVYYVAAFGLFFGIFLIRYRTELILSIPLIAAVIAWYIHIGFHHDSPVQYPEKLYKNKGLMTLLLITTIIMIALMFIDLPWLNELFSKTPAI